One Panicum virgatum strain AP13 chromosome 3N, P.virgatum_v5, whole genome shotgun sequence DNA segment encodes these proteins:
- the LOC120663742 gene encoding probable L-ascorbate peroxidase 6, chloroplastic/mitochondrial gives MAVHHLLRRGVSGGSPLRGLLLASQEIGRRPLSLAVSGDAAAELRGAREDVKQLIKTTFCHPILVRLGWHDAGTYDKNIAEWPKCGGANGSLRFEIELKHGANAGLVNALKLIQPIKDKFSGVTYADLFQLASATAIEEAGGPKIPMIYGRVDVTAPEQCPPEGRLPAAGPPSPAEHLREVFYRMGLNDKEIVALSGAHTLGRARPERSGWGKPETKYTKDGPGAPGGQSWTSQWLKFDNSYFKDVKERQDQDLLVLPTDAVLFEDSSFKVYAEKYAEDQDAFFKDYAEAHAKLSNLGAKFDPPKGISLE, from the exons atGGCCGTCCACCACCTACTCCGCCGCGGGGTCTCCGGCGGGTCCCCgctccgcggcctcctcctcgcctcccaG GAGATCGGGAGGCGTCCGTTGAGCTTGGCGGTGTCGGGGGACGCGGCAGCCGAGCTGAGGGGCGCGCGGGAGGATGTCAAGCAGCTGATCAAGACCACCTTCTGCCATCCCATCTTG GTTCGATTGGGGTGGCATGATGCTGGTACCTATGACAAGAACATTGCAGAGTGGCCCAAGTGCGGCGGAGCTAATGGTAGCTTGAGATTTGAAATTGAGTTAAAGCATGGGGCTAATGCTG GTCTTGTGAATGCTTTGAAGCTGATCCAGCCGATCAAGGATAAGTTTTCAGGTGTCACATATGCAGATCTGTTTCAGCTAGCCAGCGCCACAGCCATTGAG GAAGCAGGTGGCCCCAAAATTCCCATGATCTATGGAAGGGTTGATGTTACGGCCCCTGAACAATGCCCGCCTGAGGGGAGGCTTCCTG CTGCTGGCCCACCTTCACCCGCGGAACATTTACGTGAAGTATTCTATAGAATGGGCCTGAACGACAAG GAAATTGTTGCACTGTCAGGAGCTCATACACTTGGACGGGCAAGACCAGAGCGTAGTGGTTGGGGTAAACCAGAAACAAAATACACT AAAGATGGACCTGGTGCACCTGGGGGGCAGTCTTGGACATCTCAGTGGCTCAAATTTGACAACAGCTATTTCAAG GATGTCAAAGAAAGGCAGGATCAGGACCTTCTAGTTTTGCCTACTGATGCTGTGCTATTTGAGGACTCCTCATTCAAG GTCTACGCTGAAAAATATGCCGAGGACCAGGATGCTTTTTTCAAGGACTACGCTGAAGCTCATGCTAAATTAAGCAATCTCGGGGCAAAGTTTGACCCACCAAAG GGTATCTCACTTGAGTAG